From Cellvibrio zantedeschiae, the proteins below share one genomic window:
- a CDS encoding metalloregulator ArsR/SmtB family transcription factor: MFTPDLICKTLSDSTRARIALLIAREQELCVCELTCALDDIQPKISRHLALLREAGVLADRRQGQWIYYSLHPELPEWVRAMLSTMLEANKDWLAENHQRLCEMQDRPNRCC, translated from the coding sequence ATGTTTACCCCCGATCTGATCTGTAAAACCCTTTCGGACTCCACGCGAGCCCGCATAGCCCTGTTGATAGCGCGCGAGCAAGAGCTATGCGTCTGCGAACTCACCTGCGCACTTGATGACATCCAACCCAAAATTTCCCGCCACCTTGCGCTTTTGCGTGAAGCGGGGGTTTTGGCCGATCGTCGCCAGGGCCAATGGATTTATTACAGCTTGCATCCTGAGTTGCCTGAATGGGTAAGGGCGATGCTAAGTACCATGCTGGAAGCCAACAAAGATTGGCTAGCCGAAAACCACCAGCGCCTGTGCGAAATGCAAGACCGTCCCAATCGCTGCTGTTAA
- a CDS encoding FIST signal transduction protein, with protein sequence MKITQIHLKQVTPLEAQLNPLQELAPDLILVFGALSFFETPDLADALKRAAPNCAIIGCSTAGEIAIDRVYDNSCILTLINFEHTQAKAVTTAIADMNDSFAAGARLGSALAPDNLTGVLLLGIGVAINGSALVAGLESHLPKGVKISGGLAADAGAFKQTWTLGPAGSSNHHIVAVGLYGSKIQLSYGSYGGWEPFGPARKVTRCDGNVLYELDGARALDVYKRYLGDYAKDLPSSGLLFPFAMLNSAQEKHGIFRTILAIDEAEGSLTLAGDIDPNGYLELMHSSTDKLINGAETAAITAQKNHPQVPDKSLAILVSCVGRKLVMGDRIDEEVEAVADMLGKNTTIAGYYSNGEIAGTEFHHESRLHNQTMTITWMSELTE encoded by the coding sequence ATGAAAATAACGCAAATCCACCTAAAACAAGTGACGCCCCTTGAAGCGCAGCTCAATCCTTTACAGGAACTCGCGCCAGATCTAATTTTGGTGTTTGGAGCCCTCAGCTTTTTTGAAACCCCGGATTTGGCTGACGCACTAAAACGCGCAGCACCCAATTGCGCCATTATTGGCTGTTCCACTGCGGGCGAAATCGCTATAGATCGTGTTTACGACAACAGCTGCATACTCACGCTCATTAATTTCGAACATACGCAGGCCAAAGCGGTCACTACTGCAATAGCCGATATGAATGATTCATTTGCTGCTGGCGCTCGCCTTGGTTCAGCTCTGGCTCCAGATAATTTGACCGGCGTTTTGCTCTTGGGAATCGGGGTTGCTATTAATGGTAGTGCTCTCGTAGCAGGGTTGGAATCACACTTACCCAAGGGTGTAAAAATCTCCGGTGGATTAGCTGCCGATGCGGGCGCCTTTAAACAAACCTGGACACTTGGCCCTGCGGGTAGCAGCAACCATCATATAGTCGCAGTTGGGCTCTATGGATCCAAAATTCAGCTCAGTTACGGCAGCTATGGGGGCTGGGAACCCTTTGGCCCCGCACGCAAAGTCACACGCTGTGATGGCAACGTGCTCTATGAATTGGACGGCGCACGCGCGCTCGATGTATACAAACGTTATTTGGGTGATTACGCCAAAGACTTGCCGAGTTCCGGCTTACTTTTTCCCTTCGCCATGCTCAACAGCGCGCAAGAAAAGCACGGAATTTTTCGCACAATTTTAGCCATTGATGAAGCCGAAGGTTCGCTTACCCTCGCAGGCGATATAGACCCCAACGGATATTTGGAGCTCATGCACTCCAGTACCGACAAATTAATTAATGGCGCAGAAACTGCCGCCATAACTGCGCAGAAAAATCATCCACAAGTGCCAGATAAGAGCCTGGCAATTTTAGTGAGCTGTGTCGGCCGCAAACTTGTCATGGGAGATCGCATTGACGAAGAAGTTGAAGCAGTCGCGGACATGTTAGGAAAAAATACCACCATCGCCGGTTACTACTCTAACGGCGAAATTGCGGGCACCGAGTTTCATCACGAAAGCCGCTTACACAACCAAACCATGACAATTACCTGGATGAGCGAACTAACGGAATAA
- a CDS encoding alpha/beta hydrolase family esterase → MATNNINNPFNIFFAIITSVLLFSGCGGSGNSSSTTDTSTGNTSGSSNPEIYPSEVKIEGSNAEENIGSYKIRVQGLNREFSFFRPSNPELKKLPLVIDFHGAGGTVAPVFPWDAWVSLARKEKFFLLKPQAVSDQMNSYTYWNVGWNVGRDDAYFVQAILDLIEKQQDIDIDRVYVTGMSSGGHMAFYTAQLLQDRIAAVAPISGSIMTSRLPKYTFNKPMPICNINGTADKIVNIMGGDWYSAWGDIREIFINNNKTAREPVITHLPDIGKYDGSSVTKYEYRGTSIAGDIDDYRIINGAHAVPGIESSANQDINAYEVIWAFFKKHKLSDPY, encoded by the coding sequence ATGGCAACTAATAACATTAATAATCCGTTTAACATTTTTTTTGCAATCATCACCAGTGTGCTTTTGTTTAGCGGATGTGGCGGCTCCGGCAATTCAAGCTCCACTACCGACACATCTACGGGCAATACTAGCGGCTCCTCTAACCCGGAAATTTATCCGTCGGAAGTCAAAATTGAAGGTTCAAACGCTGAGGAAAACATAGGCAGTTATAAAATCCGTGTGCAGGGATTGAATCGCGAGTTCTCTTTTTTCCGCCCCAGCAATCCTGAATTAAAAAAATTACCCCTGGTTATAGATTTCCATGGCGCAGGCGGTACAGTAGCGCCGGTTTTTCCTTGGGATGCCTGGGTTTCTCTCGCTAGAAAAGAAAAATTTTTTCTGCTCAAGCCCCAGGCGGTCAGCGATCAAATGAATAGCTATACCTACTGGAATGTTGGTTGGAATGTGGGTAGGGATGACGCCTATTTTGTTCAAGCAATTTTGGACTTAATTGAAAAGCAACAAGACATAGATATTGATAGAGTTTACGTAACGGGCATGTCCAGCGGTGGCCACATGGCTTTTTATACTGCGCAACTTTTGCAAGATAGAATTGCTGCTGTAGCACCTATTTCCGGCTCGATAATGACATCTCGTTTACCTAAATACACATTCAATAAACCCATGCCAATCTGTAATATTAACGGCACAGCAGACAAAATAGTCAATATTATGGGCGGGGATTGGTACTCCGCGTGGGGAGACATCCGGGAAATCTTTATTAATAATAACAAAACGGCTCGCGAACCCGTTATTACCCACTTACCTGATATAGGTAAATATGACGGCAGCTCTGTAACCAAATATGAGTATCGCGGCACCAGCATCGCGGGTGATATAGATGATTACCGAATTATCAATGGTGCACATGCCGTGCCCGGAATTGAGAGTTCTGCCAATCAGGATATCAACGCTTATGAAGTCATATGGGCATTCTTCAAAAAGCATAAGCTAAGCGATCCTTACTAA
- a CDS encoding PAS domain-containing sensor histidine kinase yields MHPTLARQLRRLCGVDSEADLSQYLDNLQQAKLSPELRLFVEGLQELLKRVDSTYEQSDRDLMLRSRSLEQSSSELNEINQKMRGDIASRNRVLQSVREAASRLLDQSEQVHRIPDADDLEGFSSLLSTLIEQQEQRRLELFNQRFAMDQHAIVSITDTQGIIRYVNDKFCDISGYARDELVGKNHNIIHSHEHDHHFFEALWNTIIAGKVWRGEICNQSKSGHPYWVNATIVPFLDDHGKPYQFIGILTDISASKHMAEKIIASERQHRNLIESVSEVIFQMDSEGSLLFLNSAWEAITHFTIAETLGRNFLDFVHINDFDQAVSIFKNLCDKTIDTYKGELRFNSKTEKYCWLELTLQSEIDEDTNTLAFTGTLNDVTERRRIAQVQSEFVSVVSHELRTPITSIRGALGLLDAGMAGPIADEPLKLIKIAHKNSQRLVALVNDILDMEKLMAGKMSLNMDYINLASLVELAIESNSAYAHTYNTRFELCDHPSGIKVIADADRLMQVMSNLFSNAAKFSPPDRAVEISLSIADNKAKVSVRDHGAGIPIEFRARIFSAFAQADSSDTRKQGGTGLGLKISKTLIEKMGGNIGFESELGVGTCFWFSLPLANSP; encoded by the coding sequence ATGCACCCAACGCTTGCACGACAATTGCGTCGGCTTTGCGGAGTTGATTCCGAAGCCGACCTCTCGCAATACCTGGACAACTTGCAACAAGCAAAGTTATCGCCAGAGTTGCGTTTGTTTGTGGAAGGTTTGCAAGAGTTACTTAAGCGCGTGGATTCTACTTACGAACAAAGCGACCGCGATTTAATGTTGCGCTCGCGCAGCCTTGAACAAAGCTCCTCCGAACTCAACGAAATTAACCAAAAAATGCGCGGCGATATTGCGAGCCGCAATCGCGTGTTGCAATCTGTGCGCGAAGCCGCCAGTAGATTATTAGACCAAAGCGAACAAGTACACCGCATTCCCGACGCTGATGATTTGGAAGGTTTCTCTTCACTGCTTTCAACACTGATTGAACAACAAGAACAGCGCCGCCTTGAATTATTCAACCAGCGTTTTGCAATGGATCAACACGCGATTGTAAGCATTACGGATACCCAGGGAATTATTCGTTATGTGAACGATAAATTTTGCGATATCAGCGGTTATGCGCGCGACGAACTAGTTGGAAAAAATCACAACATTATTCACTCCCACGAACATGACCACCATTTTTTTGAAGCTCTGTGGAATACCATCATTGCAGGAAAAGTGTGGCGCGGTGAAATTTGTAACCAGAGTAAAAGCGGCCATCCTTATTGGGTCAACGCAACCATAGTTCCGTTTTTGGACGACCACGGTAAACCCTATCAATTTATCGGTATTCTCACAGACATTAGTGCCAGCAAACACATGGCAGAAAAAATTATCGCCAGCGAACGCCAGCATCGAAATTTAATTGAGAGCGTGAGCGAAGTTATTTTCCAAATGGATAGCGAAGGCTCGCTACTCTTTCTTAACAGCGCATGGGAAGCCATTACCCATTTTACAATTGCCGAAACACTTGGCCGGAATTTTTTAGACTTCGTACATATTAACGATTTTGACCAAGCGGTTTCGATTTTTAAAAACCTGTGCGATAAAACAATTGATACCTACAAAGGCGAACTACGTTTCAATAGCAAAACTGAAAAATACTGCTGGCTCGAGTTAACCTTGCAAAGCGAAATTGATGAAGACACCAACACGCTCGCCTTTACCGGAACGCTCAACGATGTTACTGAACGCCGTCGCATAGCTCAGGTGCAATCTGAATTTGTTTCTGTGGTGAGCCACGAATTGCGTACGCCTATTACATCCATTCGCGGTGCACTCGGTTTGCTGGATGCTGGAATGGCAGGCCCCATTGCTGATGAACCCTTAAAGCTTATAAAAATCGCTCATAAAAATAGCCAGCGTTTAGTTGCACTCGTCAACGATATTCTCGATATGGAAAAACTCATGGCAGGTAAAATGAGTTTGAATATGGATTATATAAATTTAGCCTCGCTGGTTGAGCTCGCGATTGAATCCAACAGTGCCTATGCACACACTTACAACACTCGCTTTGAATTATGTGATCATCCCTCAGGCATTAAGGTAATCGCCGATGCCGACCGGCTTATGCAAGTCATGAGCAACTTGTTTTCCAATGCAGCCAAATTCTCGCCGCCAGATCGCGCCGTGGAAATTTCATTGAGCATCGCCGATAACAAAGCCAAAGTTTCTGTGCGAGACCACGGTGCCGGAATCCCTATTGAATTTCGCGCCCGTATTTTCAGCGCCTTCGCGCAAGCCGACAGTTCCGATACCCGCAAGCAAGGCGGTACCGGGTTAGGTTTAAAAATCAGTAAAACCCTGATCGAAAAAATGGGCGGCAATATTGGTTTTGAAAGCGAGCTTGGCGTGGGAACCTGCTTTTGGTTTAGCTTACCCCTTGCTAATTCACCTTAG
- a CDS encoding esterase-like activity of phytase family protein, with protein sequence MNKSFKNLALFSLISSISLASQAAPVLLGIGSISGTADKSGLTGTLESGVNANVFGGLGSGLAYAGNNTFIALPDRGPNAQAYAGGAAVDNTTTYIPRFQTLNMQLTASNSGLPFTITPTLTNTTLLFSSTALNYAANGAPAQNDASHYFFSGRSDNFGAGNSTSANNARLDPEGVRISNDGKSVFISDEYGPYVYQFDRTTGERIKTFTLPSELAIANVAPTEAAEIGGNTAGRTTNKGMEGLAITPDGKTLVGIMQAPLLQDTNKVVRIVTVDIASGTTHEYAYQLTTGSGVSEIVAINDHEFLVDERDGKGLGDNSNAVAKQIFKIDLNGAQDITGLSGNLASKAVGKTLSLDFKDLLVNAGIAAQNIPAKIEGMTFGEDVVFNNQTLHTLWISNDNDFLSTITDSKHPQGFNNPSNFYVFGFSDADLQNYVAQKISVNVPEPSTAILFLLGLAGMSFVRRKH encoded by the coding sequence ATGAATAAGTCCTTTAAAAATTTGGCGCTGTTCAGCCTTATCTCTTCAATCAGCTTGGCGAGCCAAGCGGCTCCCGTGCTTCTGGGTATTGGCAGCATTAGCGGTACTGCTGATAAATCTGGCCTGACCGGCACCTTGGAAAGCGGCGTTAATGCTAATGTCTTTGGCGGTTTGGGTTCAGGTTTGGCTTATGCAGGCAATAACACATTTATCGCTCTGCCTGATCGTGGCCCTAATGCTCAAGCTTACGCAGGCGGCGCAGCGGTGGACAACACCACAACTTATATTCCACGTTTCCAAACGCTGAATATGCAACTTACCGCTAGTAACAGTGGCCTGCCTTTCACTATTACACCAACGCTGACTAATACCACTTTATTGTTTAGCAGCACTGCTTTGAATTACGCCGCAAACGGTGCACCGGCACAAAATGATGCTAGCCACTACTTCTTCAGTGGTCGCTCTGACAACTTTGGCGCGGGTAACTCAACGTCGGCTAACAATGCGCGCCTCGATCCGGAAGGTGTACGCATTTCTAACGATGGAAAAAGCGTATTTATTTCTGACGAATACGGCCCCTATGTTTATCAATTTGATCGTACAACTGGCGAGCGCATCAAAACCTTCACCTTACCCAGTGAATTGGCAATTGCCAATGTAGCCCCTACCGAAGCAGCTGAAATTGGTGGCAATACTGCTGGCCGCACCACTAACAAAGGCATGGAAGGTTTGGCAATTACGCCTGATGGCAAAACTTTAGTCGGCATCATGCAAGCACCTTTGCTGCAAGATACTAATAAAGTCGTTCGTATTGTGACTGTGGACATCGCCTCAGGCACCACTCATGAATACGCCTACCAACTAACAACTGGCTCTGGTGTGAGTGAGATTGTTGCGATTAATGATCATGAATTTTTGGTTGATGAACGCGACGGTAAAGGCTTGGGCGACAACAGCAATGCAGTTGCAAAACAAATTTTCAAAATTGATTTGAACGGTGCGCAAGACATTACCGGTCTTTCTGGCAACCTTGCGTCAAAAGCAGTGGGCAAAACCTTATCCCTGGACTTCAAAGATTTGTTGGTGAACGCGGGCATTGCAGCGCAAAACATTCCAGCCAAAATCGAAGGTATGACCTTTGGTGAAGATGTTGTTTTCAATAACCAAACCTTGCACACCTTGTGGATTTCTAACGATAACGATTTCCTCTCCACTATTACTGACAGCAAGCATCCGCAGGGTTTTAACAACCCCAGCAATTTTTACGTGTTTGGTTTTAGCGATGCAGATTTGCAAAATTACGTAGCGCAAAAAATTAGCGTTAATGTGCCCGAACCATCTACCGCCATTTTATTCTTGCTCGGTTTGGCCGGTATGAGCTTTGTGCGTCGCAAGCACTAA
- the fdxA gene encoding ferredoxin FdxA has product MSFVVTENCIKCKHTTCVAVCPTDAFREGPNFLVIDPVSCIDCNLCPVECPIGAIFEEDDVPEDQKHFIALNAELAAEWPEISIVKDALPDHEQWNNVPNKLALLER; this is encoded by the coding sequence ATGTCATTTGTAGTTACTGAAAACTGCATCAAATGTAAACACACTACCTGTGTTGCCGTTTGCCCGACTGATGCATTCAGAGAAGGCCCCAATTTTTTGGTAATTGACCCTGTTTCCTGCATCGATTGCAATTTGTGCCCGGTTGAATGCCCTATAGGTGCAATTTTTGAAGAAGATGATGTGCCGGAAGATCAGAAGCACTTTATTGCCTTGAACGCTGAGCTGGCGGCGGAGTGGCCGGAAATATCAATCGTTAAAGACGCGCTTCCTGATCATGAACAATGGAACAATGTTCCCAATAAGTTGGCATTACTGGAGCGTTAA
- a CDS encoding ArsJ-associated glyceraldehyde-3-phosphate dehydrogenase translates to MKKIKVGINGFGRIGRLVLRASYLWPEFEFVQINDPAGDAATFAHLLKFDSIQGTLHEAVSVHDDFLMIKNHKIKMTANKTIAETNWSGCDLVLECSGKMKSVAVLQEYLNQGVKRVVVSAPVKEAGALNIVMGVNQHLFNSAEYRIVTAASCTTNCLAPIVKVIHGNLGIRHGSITTIHNLTNTQSILDQAHKDLRRARSSGSNLIPTTTGSATAIAEIFPELRGRLSGHAVRVPLANASLTDCVFEVERETSAKEVNALLKAASENELKNILGYEELPLVSNDYCGDPRSSIVDALSTMVINKTQVKIYAWYDNEWGYANRTAELAKLVGSV, encoded by the coding sequence ATGAAAAAAATTAAAGTGGGCATTAATGGTTTTGGTCGTATTGGTCGCCTGGTTTTGCGTGCGTCTTATCTGTGGCCAGAATTTGAATTTGTACAAATTAATGACCCGGCCGGCGATGCCGCAACTTTTGCACATCTTCTAAAATTTGATTCCATTCAAGGCACCTTGCATGAAGCAGTAAGTGTCCACGACGATTTTTTGATGATCAAAAATCACAAAATAAAAATGACCGCTAATAAAACAATTGCCGAAACAAATTGGTCCGGGTGTGACCTTGTGCTTGAGTGCAGCGGTAAAATGAAAAGTGTTGCGGTCTTGCAAGAATACTTGAATCAAGGTGTGAAACGTGTGGTTGTGAGTGCTCCGGTAAAAGAAGCCGGCGCGTTAAATATTGTGATGGGGGTGAACCAGCATTTATTTAATTCTGCCGAGTATCGCATTGTTACTGCCGCATCTTGCACGACTAATTGTTTGGCACCCATCGTAAAAGTTATTCATGGAAACTTAGGTATTCGCCATGGCTCTATTACGACCATTCATAATTTAACCAACACCCAAAGTATTTTAGATCAAGCTCACAAAGACTTGCGCCGCGCTCGCTCATCTGGCTCTAATTTAATTCCTACTACAACGGGTTCAGCAACGGCAATCGCAGAAATTTTCCCTGAGTTGCGTGGCCGTTTAAGTGGCCATGCGGTTCGCGTTCCTTTGGCAAATGCGTCTCTTACGGATTGTGTATTTGAAGTGGAGCGAGAAACCAGTGCGAAGGAAGTTAATGCCTTATTAAAAGCAGCAAGTGAAAACGAACTAAAAAATATTTTGGGATATGAAGAATTGCCGCTGGTATCCAATGATTACTGCGGTGATCCACGCTCATCTATAGTAGATGCGCTCTCTACCATGGTGATTAATAAAACCCAGGTGAAAATATATGCCTGGTACGATAATGAATGGGGTTATGCAAACCGTACTGCCGAGTTGGCTAAGCTTGTCGGATCGGTTTAA
- a CDS encoding YgiQ family radical SAM protein, whose amino-acid sequence MNTDAINLFDHPRYWAECYGPAPFLPMSRAEMDKLGWDSCDIIIVCGDAYVDHPSFGMAVIGRFLESQGFRVGIIAQPDWKSAEPFKALGKPNLFFGVSAGNMDSMINRYTADLRMRSDDAYTPGGVGGKRPDRCVTVYSQRCKEAYKDVPIVLGGIEASLRRIAQYDYWSNEVRRSVLIDATADILLYGNAERAIADIAHALAQGKKIHELTNLRGTAIVRKDLPAGWTEIDSTRIDWPSHIDKLPNPYEYQHDPKSVVDVANSDVNNSQIGLRQLDPEKMEAQIAALNPSEQLQTIGCPAQGDVSAKAVEPDAEQAIRIIPMPLQNRSDLAGNDNVYVRLPAFEKVRNDPILYAHASRVLHQEANPYNARPLVQKHGNREIWVNPPPIPLETDELDGVFDLPYARVPHPSYGKEKIPAYDMIKTSVNIMRGCFGGCTFCSITEHEGRIIQSRSQESILKEIEDIREKVPGFTGHISDLGGPTANMYRLTCKDMPTLSKCRRLSCVYPTICKNLTTDHKHTTALYRAARKIKGVNRVSIASGLRYDLAIRDPEYVKELVTHHVGGYLKIAPEHTEDGVLEQMMKPKMTSYYDFKKMFEKFSREAGKKQYLIPYFIAAHPGTKDEDMVNMALWLKKNNFEVDQVQTFYPSPMSLATAMYVSERNPLKKLTYKSGKITIPRGLEQRRLHKALLRYHDPAGWPVIREALTKMRKGHLIGSAASALIPAEDPKQARDNRNAKPTARNPAPNARAQAAANPRAKAAVASAQKTVAKKPAAKAFGDKFESAKKFNAETKPKTNNKSTTRNFSAPKSKR is encoded by the coding sequence ATGAATACCGACGCAATCAACCTCTTTGACCACCCACGTTATTGGGCCGAATGCTATGGCCCCGCGCCATTCCTGCCCATGAGCCGCGCTGAGATGGACAAGCTTGGTTGGGATTCTTGCGACATCATCATCGTGTGTGGCGATGCATATGTGGATCACCCGAGCTTTGGTATGGCCGTCATCGGGCGCTTTTTAGAATCGCAAGGTTTTCGTGTAGGGATCATCGCCCAGCCCGATTGGAAAAGCGCCGAACCTTTCAAAGCACTCGGTAAACCCAATCTCTTCTTTGGCGTAAGCGCGGGCAACATGGACTCCATGATCAACCGCTACACCGCCGATTTACGCATGCGCTCCGACGACGCCTACACACCCGGCGGTGTAGGCGGAAAACGCCCGGATCGCTGCGTGACCGTGTATAGCCAGCGCTGCAAAGAGGCCTACAAAGATGTGCCAATTGTGCTCGGCGGAATCGAAGCCAGCTTGCGTCGCATCGCCCAGTACGATTATTGGAGCAACGAAGTTCGCCGTTCGGTGCTGATCGATGCCACGGCCGATATTCTTTTATACGGTAACGCTGAACGCGCGATTGCCGATATTGCTCACGCACTCGCGCAAGGCAAAAAAATTCACGAACTCACCAACCTGCGCGGCACTGCCATTGTGCGCAAAGATTTGCCAGCAGGCTGGACAGAAATTGATTCCACGCGTATCGATTGGCCGAGTCATATCGACAAACTTCCCAATCCTTATGAGTATCAACACGATCCAAAATCAGTTGTGGACGTTGCGAATTCCGATGTAAACAATTCGCAGATTGGTTTGCGCCAACTCGACCCGGAAAAAATGGAAGCGCAAATTGCCGCTCTAAATCCTTCTGAGCAATTACAGACAATTGGTTGCCCTGCACAAGGGGATGTTTCTGCGAAAGCTGTAGAGCCAGATGCAGAGCAAGCGATTCGCATTATTCCAATGCCCTTGCAAAATCGTAGTGATCTGGCAGGAAACGATAATGTTTATGTGCGCTTACCCGCGTTTGAAAAAGTGCGCAACGATCCGATTTTATATGCGCATGCATCGCGTGTTTTGCATCAGGAAGCAAATCCCTACAATGCGCGCCCGCTGGTGCAAAAACACGGCAACCGCGAAATTTGGGTAAACCCACCGCCAATTCCTTTAGAAACAGATGAATTGGATGGCGTATTTGATTTGCCCTATGCGCGCGTACCGCACCCCAGTTATGGCAAAGAAAAAATTCCTGCGTATGACATGATTAAAACTTCCGTGAATATTATGCGCGGCTGTTTTGGTGGCTGTACTTTCTGTTCAATCACCGAACACGAAGGTCGTATTATTCAAAGCCGCTCGCAAGAATCTATCTTGAAAGAAATTGAAGATATCCGCGAAAAAGTGCCCGGCTTTACCGGCCATATTTCTGATCTCGGTGGCCCCACGGCGAATATGTATCGCCTCACTTGTAAAGATATGCCGACTCTATCCAAATGCCGTCGCTTATCTTGTGTTTATCCCACTATTTGTAAAAATTTAACGACAGACCACAAACACACCACCGCGCTTTATCGCGCTGCGCGCAAAATCAAAGGCGTGAATCGAGTTTCTATTGCATCTGGCTTACGCTATGACTTGGCGATTCGCGACCCTGAATACGTAAAAGAATTGGTTACCCACCACGTTGGCGGCTATTTAAAAATTGCTCCTGAACACACCGAAGACGGTGTGCTTGAGCAAATGATGAAGCCGAAGATGACCAGCTATTACGATTTCAAAAAAATGTTTGAAAAGTTCTCGCGCGAGGCAGGCAAGAAACAATATTTGATTCCCTACTTTATCGCAGCACACCCAGGTACCAAAGACGAAGACATGGTGAACATGGCGCTGTGGCTTAAGAAAAATAATTTTGAAGTGGACCAGGTGCAAACCTTTTATCCATCGCCCATGTCGCTAGCAACGGCAATGTATGTGAGCGAACGAAACCCACTTAAAAAGCTAACTTACAAAAGTGGCAAAATTACTATCCCGCGCGGACTGGAACAACGTCGTTTACATAAAGCTTTATTGCGCTACCACGATCCTGCTGGCTGGCCAGTCATTCGCGAAGCTTTAACCAAAATGCGCAAAGGTCATTTAATTGGATCGGCAGCATCTGCACTAATTCCAGCGGAAGATCCAAAACAAGCACGCGATAACCGCAACGCCAAACCCACAGCGAGAAACCCCGCGCCTAATGCCCGTGCGCAAGCAGCAGCTAACCCGCGCGCGAAAGCTGCAGTAGCCAGCGCTCAAAAAACTGTCGCCAAAAAACCAGCCGCAAAAGCTTTTGGCGATAAATTTGAAAGCGCGAAAAAATTTAATGCTGAAACAAAGCCAAAAACTAACAACAAAAGTACAACAAGAAACTTTTCCGCACCCAAAAGCAAACGCTGA
- the arsJ gene encoding organoarsenical effux MFS transporter ArsJ produces MNSTIRQYALVTGNYWAFTLTDGALRMLVVLHFHQLGYSPLQIASLFLFYEIFGVITNLFGGYLGARIGLNRTMNIGLGLQIAALLILVVPVQWLSVPLVMAAQALSGIAKDLNKMSAKSSIKSLVSANQQKQLFRWVALLTGSKNALKGVGFFLGGALLALVGFKGSILAMAAMLGAIWLASLILLQQDLGKAKNKPKFSEVFSKSRAINILSAARLFLFGARDIWFVVALPVFLSSQLGWSFLKVGGFLALWVIGYGVVQSVAPYMTGKSTEKVPDGRSALWWALVLAFITAAIALAMTNFSNAPVLISGLCVFGVLFAINSSLHSYLIVSYAREDGASTDVGFYYMANALGRLVGTLLSGWIYQASGLIACLWVAAIFIALAALLSLGLPRSIQVNTDEPR; encoded by the coding sequence ATGAATTCCACCATTCGCCAATACGCGCTGGTGACCGGTAATTACTGGGCATTTACGCTCACCGATGGCGCCTTGCGCATGTTGGTAGTTTTGCACTTCCATCAACTTGGATATAGCCCGCTACAAATTGCTTCCTTATTTTTGTTTTATGAAATTTTTGGCGTAATCACCAATTTGTTTGGTGGCTATTTAGGGGCGCGTATTGGTTTAAACCGCACTATGAATATTGGGCTCGGGTTACAAATTGCGGCCTTATTAATCTTGGTAGTCCCTGTGCAATGGTTAAGCGTACCTTTGGTGATGGCCGCACAAGCGCTGTCGGGCATCGCAAAAGATCTCAATAAAATGAGCGCGAAAAGCTCCATTAAAAGTTTGGTTTCAGCAAATCAGCAAAAACAATTGTTTAGGTGGGTGGCATTACTCACAGGCTCTAAAAATGCCCTTAAAGGCGTCGGTTTTTTTCTCGGCGGTGCACTGCTTGCACTCGTTGGTTTTAAAGGATCTATCTTGGCTATGGCTGCAATGCTCGGTGCTATTTGGTTGGCAAGCTTAATTTTATTGCAGCAGGATTTAGGCAAAGCTAAAAACAAACCAAAATTCTCAGAAGTTTTTTCTAAAAGCCGTGCAATTAATATTTTATCGGCTGCGCGTCTATTTTTATTTGGCGCGCGCGATATTTGGTTTGTAGTAGCGCTGCCGGTGTTTTTAAGTAGTCAACTTGGTTGGAGTTTTTTGAAAGTCGGCGGATTTTTAGCGCTCTGGGTTATTGGTTATGGAGTGGTGCAGTCGGTGGCGCCATACATGACAGGAAAATCCACTGAAAAAGTACCCGATGGACGCAGCGCACTTTGGTGGGCATTAGTTCTGGCTTTTATCACCGCAGCTATAGCGCTTGCAATGACAAATTTTTCGAATGCTCCTGTGTTGATTTCTGGTTTGTGTGTATTTGGTGTTTTGTTTGCAATTAACTCATCGCTACACAGTTATTTAATTGTGAGCTATGCCAGAGAGGATGGCGCTTCAACAGATGTTGGTTTTTATTATATGGCCAATGCATTGGGGCGTTTGGTAGGCACTTTGCTTTCAGGGTGGATTTACCAGGCATCGGGATTGATCGCTTGCTTATGGGTAGCGGCCATTTTTATTGCACTGGCCGCACTCTTATCCCTAGGCTTACCACGTAGCATACAGGTTAATACTGATGAACCGCGATAA